The following DNA comes from Desulfovibrio sp. TomC.
GGGCAAAGGAGCAGAACCCGACCCCCTCCCAGCCCATGAAAAGAAAGACCAGATCGTCGGCCAGGGCGATGACCAGCATGAAAAAGACGAACAGGTTCAAGTAGCAGAAATAGCGGGCAAAGGATTTGTCTTCGCGCATGTATACGGCCGAATAGAGGTGGATGAGCAAGGCCACGAAGGTGACCGTCACGGTCATGAGGCCGGCTAGGCGATTGTAGAGGATGGAGAACTGGGCCGAGAAGCCGTCAAAGGCCAGCCACTGGCCAAAGTGCAGCTCATGCGGGGTGACGCCCAGGTTCCAGACGGCGGCCACGGCAGCGGCCAGGGAGCCGGCAATGGCCAGGGCGGCCAGTGCGCCCGAGGCCGGCCGGGACAGGCTGCGGGACAAGGCGGCCTGGAGGATTGCGCCGGCCAGGGGGAAGAGGAGCATCAGGGCGACAAGGGTGGTCATGCGTCGCCTCCCAGCCGGTCATAGCTGTCGGCGTCGACCGTGCCGCCGCCCCGCCGGCCGTGGACCAGAAGGGCCAGCCCCAGGGCGGCCTCGGCCGAGGCCAGACCCATGATGAGGATGACGGCGGCCTGGCCGCTGACGTTGCCCCAGGCCAGGGCTGCGCCGACAAAGGCCAGACTGCCGGCGGCGAGCATGAATTCCACGCCAATGAGGATCATGAGGATGGAGCGCCGGGCTGCGGCCATGGCCCCGCCAATGACGAAGAGCGCTGTGGCCACAGCCAGGACATGGGACAGGGGGATGTTCATGCGCTGCGACCTTCGGTTGCCGGTTGCCGGGCGTCTGACCGGCCGCGTCCCAGGAGCAGGGCGGCGGCCAGGGCGGCAAAGAGCAGGATGGAGACGGCTTCGACCGCCAGCCAGTAGGTGTCAAAGAGGATGGTGCCAACAGCCCCCGGCGAGGCCATGGCGGCCGGCAGCAGACTTTTGGCGGCCGGGTCGGCTCCGATCAGGACAAAAAGGGCTGTGAGCGTGGCCGCCGCCAGGATGCCGGGCACAAGCAGTCGTCTAAGCGGCAACGGCCCGTCGCCGGCCGGCAACCCGAGCAGCATGATGATAAAGAGAAAGAGCACCATGATGGCCCCGGCATAGACCACCACCATGAGCACCCCGGGCAGCGGCGCGCCAAGCACGGCGAAAAGTCCGCCTACGGCCAGAAAGACCACCACGGCGCAGCACACGGCATGGACCGGGTTTCGCCGGGTGGCGGTCAGGACGGCCGCGCCGAGGAGCACGGCGGCCAGCAGGTAAAAAAGAGCGCCAAGTGCGGTCATGGTCGCGTCCTAGGGCAAGATGCTTTTGACGTCCACAGGGTCGTCCTCGCCGATATGGCTGCCCTTGGGGCCGCCGGCGGCCACCCCGGCATGGGCGTAAAAATCATAGTCCGGATGCCGGCCGCCGTGGTCGACCAGGAGTTGTTCCTTTTCGTAGACGAAATCGGCGATGTCGTCCTTGCAAAAGGCGAATTCGGCCGTGAGTTGCAGGGCCAGGGTCGGGCAGGCCTCTTCGCACAGGCCGCAGTAGATGCAGCGGGCGAAGTTGATGCGAAACCAGGCGGCCTGCCGGCGTCCGTCCGGGCCTTCCTCGGACTGCATGGAGATGCAGTTGAC
Coding sequences within:
- the nuoK gene encoding NADH-quinone oxidoreductase subunit NuoK, with translation MNIPLSHVLAVATALFVIGGAMAAARRSILMILIGVEFMLAAGSLAFVGAALAWGNVSGQAAVILIMGLASAEAALGLALLVHGRRGGGTVDADSYDRLGGDA
- a CDS encoding NADH-quinone oxidoreductase subunit J family protein, with protein sequence MTALGALFYLLAAVLLGAAVLTATRRNPVHAVCCAVVVFLAVGGLFAVLGAPLPGVLMVVVYAGAIMVLFLFIIMLLGLPAGDGPLPLRRLLVPGILAAATLTALFVLIGADPAAKSLLPAAMASPGAVGTILFDTYWLAVEAVSILLFAALAAALLLGRGRSDARQPATEGRSA
- the nuoI gene encoding NADH-quinone oxidoreductase subunit NuoI; this translates as MADKKPSLVGEIVDGAAGLIGSYAATMTHLFRKPVTEQYPEYKRPMPERTRGRIILTRSPDGKERCVACYLCSGACPVNCISMQSEEGPDGRRQAAWFRINFARCIYCGLCEEACPTLALQLTAEFAFCKDDIADFVYEKEQLLVDHGGRHPDYDFYAHAGVAAGGPKGSHIGEDDPVDVKSILP